A window of the Arachis duranensis cultivar V14167 chromosome 5, aradu.V14167.gnm2.J7QH, whole genome shotgun sequence genome harbors these coding sequences:
- the LOC107490556 gene encoding uncharacterized protein LOC107490556, with translation MKQKIVMRMQMDCEKCRNKALKTAAEIKGVISVALEGDDKDRVVVTGNNVDTICLINQMNKKFKCVAILKVEEVKKKEENKCCAVLCLPSPSLSSCTNCSDNCKCVVVCSSKCKDKCDKCEKCESPKCKCKCVLICPKCQSAKCDGNRCLVICFKCKSPKCDGQCCKPLPQEPCYVNNCPPWCNCPRCYVPYNPPPYYYNRVVYESNPDNCSIM, from the exons ATGAAG CAAAAAATAGTTATGAGGATGCAAATGGATTGTGAAAAATGCAGAAACAAGGCGCTGAAAACTGCTGCCGAGATAAAAG GTGTGATTTCAGTGGCATTAGAAGGGGACGACAAAGACCGCGTGGTGGTGACGGGCAACAATGTGGATACGATTTGTCTCATCAACCAAATGAACAAGAAGTTCAAGTGTGTGGCGATTCTTAAAGTagaagaagtgaagaagaaggaggagaacaAATGCTGTGCCGTTTTGTGTCTCCCATCGCCGTCGCTGTCGTCGTGTACCAACTGTTCGGACAATTGCAAATGTGTAGTTGTATGCTCATCAAAATGCAAGGACAAATGTGACAAGTGCGAGAAATGCGAAAGCCCTAAATGCAAATGCAAGTGTGTGTTGATATGTCCAAAGTGTCAAAGTGCAAAATGTGATGGAAATAGATGTCTTGTTATATGCTTCAAGTGCAAAAGCCCTAAGTGTGATGGCCAATGTTGTAAACCTCTTCCACAAGAACCATGCTATGTTAATAATTGCCCTCCATGGTGCAATTGTCCAAGGTGCTATGTACCGTACAATCCTCCACCTTACTACTACAATAGGGTTGTTTATGAATCAAACCCTGACAATTGCTCCATCATGTGA